The sequence taacttgttccatccattatttgttttaagaaAGAGGCCAAGCAAGGAAGTAATTAGATTGGTGGTCATATGAGTTAAAATTGTTGGGCATAAAAGGAGTTGGCTTTCACATATGAGTTGGACCAACGAAGTCTTTATTTTGAGATATGCTCACCTACTATGAGACATTTGTTTGCTCAGCCAGTCCAATTCTCTCGTTCCCTTCTCCCAATGGCAATTAGGCATTTGGGGTTTAGATGGTACCATCACTCTTACAATCTTGGCATTTGTTTGCTGAGTGACTAGGTTGTCTTGGGCTACTCGATACATGACATGAAACTGACAGTAAATAGGAGAAAGTAGTGTTAGATATTCTGATTCTTCTGTTTGGAATCATTGGCTAATGAATATGGAACCATCAAAAAGTGCTTTGAACCTTAACACGCATGCTGTATTGCATTAGCTATGATATCCATGAATGAAATTTCTACTCTACTTCACAGGGTATGGATTTACAAGAATGATGAATGGTGAAATTTTACATTCTTTACTTTTCTATATTTACTCCTACTTAATCTATTAAAGCCAACTAATATGGTGTCTTGAAGTTTTCTGCaatactttcttttttgttgtgGTTAGGATTGTTAATTTGTTACTAGCACTTGCATaaccaaaatatttttaacatgagGACTGGTTGGAAAACATACGACTGACTCCCAGGTTCCTTATTTTAAGATTCcattaaaagatatatgttGATTTCTGATGTTGAAGGATGCTACTTCCTCTTTTGAGTGTGATTTGAACATTTCCCATTGTCAGCGAGTCATTTCCAATTTGGTTTTTGGAATTTCTTCAGTGCTGAAATTCAGCATCCTGACAAGACttgttttttctcttcttggcTTCACTTCAGCATGCTCAAGACCCTGGAAAGGTATCAAAAATGCAGCTACGGTGCAGTGGAAGTCAATAAACCTGCAAAGGAGCTTGAGGTATAGCTTTTCTTTGTCTCTGGAAAATGCCAATGACTGGAAACATGTCTTGTTAGCATTATATAGGAATAGAGAGGTTTGTACTTGTGTGTTTGTTGCAATCAAATCACCTCAGCATGACTGTGTATTTTGTTGGAGATGTGGTTTtcattagtattttattttctgtgaGCAGAGCAGCTACAGGGAGTACTTGAAACTGAAAACTAGATTTGAGTCCCTGCAAAAAACTCAGAGGTAACAAGTTAAAGCGTTTACTGAATTGTCCCTGAAAACTAGTTTCTTGCTTGACTGCAGTAAGATCTTAAAGCATGCAGAGTTTTACAGATTTTAATTCATGAAATGTCTTATCTGTGGTCTGCAGGAACCTTCTTGGGGAAGATTTAGGCCCTCTAAGCACCAAGGAGCTTGAGCAGCTTGAGCGTCAGTTAGAGTCATCCCTAAAGCTAGTTCGGTCGACCAGGGTAACTAAATCTGTAACATTGCATGTTTGCATTTGTACGGACTTGAATTGTTGGGATTTACacaatatatatgtaattctTTATGTGTCAATGGAACATGTTATAACAAATCTGTGATGTTACTCAGAGGAAGCATCATAGATAGTCGTATTTGGAGGAGAAGAGTAAGAAAGTATTGGTGATACGGGCTTGTTCTAACAACAAACTAGTGCTTGTGTTGGTTGTTTGTTTTACCATTCAGTTGCTTATGCATTAATTACTTTCTATGTTTCAATGACCTTCTCTtctgtttttatatttatggctttttaatttctcaagTTGTTTCCATCTATTTCAGTAGAAATCAATGTGTTGGTTTTCCAGGTTGTTTGACACTGTTTATCTAAACTGCTTTGCAGACCCAGTTTATGCTTGACCAGCTTTCTGATCTTCAAAACAAGGTATTTGCCAATGGAGGAATTATGAAGATAAATTCAGTTTAATGTTGCTTGGAGTACTAACTGACCACTGTTTTGATTACAGGAACAATTGTTGCTGGAAGCTAACAGAGCTTTGACATTGAAGGTAATACTTTGCCAGCattttgttcaaatttataCCACATATGAACTTGTTAGCCTCAAGAACACAACCAGTCTGTTTTCATGATCTggtcttttttataatttctttaattaataataacatcaGTTGGCTCTAAAATGAGATAATGGCCCTAGCATTCATGTTGCTGTGAATCAGAAACAGCTATATCCTCCCCATTTCCCTTCAGGATTTCATCTTCAGATCTATATAGaactgattttcttttctttcttttttttcctttaataggCCTTTTCTGATGATAAAAAGCAATGCAATGTTCCCTTCAGCACACTTGCATTATCCAATTTATATATGATGGTCACTAATCGTCTTGCCAGATTACACCTTACTGCATCTTCTATGACACAaacatctttttttcttagctTGAAAATGACAGTAAcgaaaaagcaaaaagaaattcttttttgattTGCAGCTGGATGAGATCAGTGCAAGAAATATTAGGTCATCATGGGAAGGTGGTGAGCAAAGTATGTCATATGGGCAGCAGCATCCTCAACCTCAGGAGCTATTCCAGCCTATGGATTGCAATCCCACATTGCAAATAGGGTAAGCATCCAACTAGTTAGTTAAAATCTATGAatctcaaaaaagaaagacactGTCCTAATTTTACTTCATATGTGGGATACAGGTACAACCCTGTAGGTTCAGACCAGATGACTGCCACAACCCATGCCCAGACAGTCAGTGGCTTCATACCAGGATGGATGCTTTGAGTTTTTGGTGGTCTATTATTATGCCTTGTTGCTACAAGACTTGGGTCATATCATATCACACATGTGCTTTTGGTTCCCAGTGTTTGGCAACATGTACATGATTTCAAGAGCATATGAAAACTTCAAAAAATGTGACTGAATTTCAGAGGATTGTGGAACCTTTTGACATGGACATACGAGGCATGTAagttgataaaaaagaaaatgtttgcAAAAGAACTTTTAAAAAAGGAAGACAGAATTATGTCTGCTCTCTTTAAAATTAGCAGTTTGTGGTGCATATCTGTTGCTGAACACTATGTTTGCTTATATTTTCTTGCTCTACTTTGCTTTGCATTTGGGCAGAGAAAACACCTCAAATACCAAAAACAAATGACAGGAATATTAAATCAAGTGTATGTAACATCTGAACTGAATTGTGGGTCGTTGATTTAAGACTAAAACTCTTTTTAAAGTATAAAACTCCCATATCTGATCTGCATTTGTGCTCATGCCATTCCTAGATTAGCAAAATTGTCAAAGTTCTTGGGTGTTTTGTctaaaatggaagtaatttaTCTTCCTGTGGCTATGCCAAGTTGGTATCTTTTGGAGGGATGATTATTAGAGCATTAGTCCGAATTggtgtcttttttttttctttgttgttgttgttgttgttttcgTACAAGACTCTTACTTCTCCATTTCTCATGTTGTTTAAGGATAGTTTTATGCTGACCTGATCAGCCTCAAATTTGAAAAGGAAACTATTATTCAAATTTGCTTTGCCGTGCAATTGAAACCCAATCCACACGTTTCTTTTGGACAAATCTTATTATTACcgtaaacaaaaagaaaacaaacaaacaattgAATGGGCTCTGTCATATAGACTTGGACACAAGGAAGTAAGAGAATTAGCACCTTTTTACacatatttctaaaattaaatattatttttactgtgtaaaatgttttaaaaaataatgattttttaagttatttttttatgataaaagattaaaaaataacaaaaattttattttaaaatattatatttgtagtatttttatacagtaaaaacaaaaaaacatattttacactatattttttataaaatataaaatgatattagatatttttattattttttcgaaattttgtgaaaattttttttttagatttaatcgaacttagttttctttattttttcttctctcttttaaaAACTCATAGTTACAATTACCTCTGCAGGTTCTAAGgacttttgaaaaaaaaattgacagtttttttaaaatattttaaaattaataaaaatataacttttattttgtgatttttgtAAAGATTTACGGTGTgtttgttttttatatttactcagtttctttcctttttttatagttttttttaaatcttttagataaaaattattttttatgaggatttatctctctttttttcttctttttttttctttctcttattttaaaatcgtATTATGGTGgagataaatattatatgatatatttaataatgggTGCTTCCGACTTCTTCTTACTTCCGTGATGGGTTTGATATTAATGGTGTTAATAATTATAGACTACCAGCAATGAAAGTTAAGTCATTTTTATTGGATGGTTAAcaattaattatctaaaattagtcattgattatttaaaatcgCAGTAACTAGTGGTGGATATGAGTTTTCTGGTGGTGATTAATATATTGATGTCGTTGttggttttaatatttttattttgttttaaatttgttgATATTGTTTATGAAAAAAGTGATGTGGATCCTGTTTAGTGgattaaatgataataaacaaactagaaaaaaaaatataacaatttgaagaaaatattaaaaaataaaaaaaaatatagataatttatacataagaaacaattatcaaaatatctaagataaatatagatattatttatatttttaatatatttatacaaataaatatcaaaatatacgAGATgaataaaacttaataaattgtgattttgcatcataaaatatactgtcttgaacaagaaaaagtttttaattgtgatattttttaaattcttttcaaGACATTTGAAATAGAAGggttttttttgaaatatattttttattttctaatcagactattaaaatattaaaaatacagttcctataaatttttattttataattttgattgttttatagtttatattactttaaataaaataatataaaaataactaaaaatgataaaaaaataagaaaaagatactGAATAAATGTAAAAGTATGAAAGgctttttcaaaaagaaaaaggcaaccACCACATAAATCAGTGtcattagtttttattattatcttttcaaAATATCTCTGttcatctttttataaaatgtataaattcaaaagataaatataaaaataaaacgcACATgccaatttttatattaattagtaaaaatatttttaaataattattcattaattagtaataattagagaaacaaaaagtaaagtataattttggaccgataaaataataattctaaaaattcatgagttaattatttgtaagaaaaataaaaattacagtaCTAATTGGGAGTATTTTACATCCCAAGAATAGTGCGCCAATCACAAAGCAGATCAGAGGTTCCGTTGTCTGAAAAATGAAGGCAGCTGAATGGTTGGGCCCCACGTTTCCGTCTGTCACTTTActtgtaataattaatttagcgTTTAATCCACGcgctaattaatttaattatattcacaaattACGACCAATCTCTGatctattactattattaGTACACCAATTCAGCTTTGATTTTCAAGGTTTCCTCACATAGTAATAATTTTGGACCGAGGGAGTGCCACATACTATTATTCAAGTTTTGCCTTtttaaaaagcaaaaatattattcaataagTTTTGgaattaatagtaaaaaaatgataCTTAACCATAAACTTTagtgatttttatattattattcattgGAAAATATGAAAGTTTATTCTGTATTTAGGTATGATCTaaaatctctttcttttatttgaattttaaattataaataaattatgaaataattaatgcttagttctttttttaattttttaattattaattttaataaacaattgtaaaaaatactcttcattaattataattattattatcataggcaactaaaattttattatttttacttttgaaaTTGTAGTTTTGTTGGAAGTTTAACAGcaatattttagataaaaactgaaaagaattaatattattaattaaaattcttaatttgcttgtagatttatattatttttctctcactAACCTCTAGAGTCATCCATAAATCAAAGAGCTAAAATCActgattttacaaaaatatttgtaaattagAAGTATAATTTAAGGCAAACCTTaagaactttttttttttttatattaacactttttattttctttttcctttcaattCCCATTACCGgaggaagagaaagaaacaagaaagtgCTCCCCATTCCCAATTTCCCACCAAaggggtttttctttttcttcttttctctcctTAAATGTCACCatataaactaaaagaaattgtTAAAAACATGTCAATGACTCATTGTAGCAACCTTTTTTGGAGCCTgcaatgagaaaatgactaaTCTCTGTAGAACACAGCTTGTTTTACTAATTTATGGCATTTGATTAGACAAATTTAGGTGGCTATTTGCAGTTtgaaagataattatttacaCTATTTAAAGTCAGCATCCAATTCtccttttctaatattgtatacatattatctttttttctaataccCTAAAGAGAAAAGTCCACTCGAAATGCTTCATTTTTAGAAGCATTCTTCCTTTATGCAAAGTTACTCATCAGCAAGGCTACAATGTATATAGTAATCATTCAAGCTTATGTGCTAAAACTGAGACCATAATAATGCCTTAAGATCCTTCCATTATTGCCATATCTTGTAAACAATATGGAAGCATTATTCTGAAGAAAGAATTTACAGATAAAGTAAAGAGGAAGAGcatatatagtaatattaattattactatagCAGGGAGAGATAGTGGATGCATCTTAGAGCTTTATCGATTGGCTAATGAAGTATAAAGTTGTAGCAAGAGGAGATCTAATCagcaagagaagaaaaagaaaaattaggttAGAAATTATTGCATGCAATACCCAGAATAATCTTCACATAGCAATAGCTGATgggaaataaaatatatgtgtcAAGTTAAGAGGGTTTGaagaatctttctttctctgcTGCTtacttatttgtttatgaaaaTTTCAGAACTATTTTTTGACCACCCATTTGCCCTTGTATTTGGTGCAACCCACCAGTACTGGGACCTCACTTTTTGTTGCATCTCTCAGAAATTGACATCAAGATTTGAGGGGGCGTTTTCCTGTCTATCAAAAAGATTCCTGCaatatatacaccttttacacACATATATACTTAAATTGATTTGCTAAGTTTTTGTTCTATTTCTTGCCAAATCTCCAAATGGAATATTGTCTGatgttcttttcttctatgCAATCTGGTTTACTTGAATAGTTAAGCATAATTAATCCTTAACTCTTTCAATGACTTTCCTTTTTTCATTCATGGTGATTTTGTTGGGACTTCACTCTAAAATGCATGGTCAAATCTTTTCAATAAGTGCGACTTTAAATAAAGATTCAAACTCACAATTCTAAACCAGAAAATACATCGATAATTGTCTACagttttatatgtatatatatatatatatatatgtatcctTTTGAGGGTGTGAAAGAGCTAAAATATATAGGTTTAGGGAActactgaaaaagaaaaagggacaGTAATAACATTTAAACACTACGTACAGAATGTCTCCTAAATATATAGCCTTAATTAGAGTCCTAGGATTAGTAGATACAAGTTTGTCCTGTGAGCATAGTGACATAACCTCAGAAATATCCCTCTTTCACCAGCATTTAGATCATAAGTTTGAATTGTCCGATCCATGTGTTTTCGAGAAGTATGTCCAGTTAGAGTAATAATTTCTGCCAATTGCATTCTATCCAATAAaagagataataataattatcaaatgcACCTTTAATCTCCTACATACTTTTGCTTATTAAATCTTGAATTTCCTTTTGATCTTTGGTCCCAttgtccttttttctttctttcaaatttttattttcattctgATTTATTGCTGAAATGGTCccaattattttgttattaaaaagGCAAAGTTTTGTACGAGGTAATTCCAATGGATGTATCAATATATGCACATAAATATATGGTCCTAGGGAGTTGAATATGGTCCCGGGATCATTTTGGATGCATTTAGTAGGAGAAGGTACAAAAACTAttgcataaaatataaatttggtAATAAGAGATAAAGGGACCACTTccatgaaaatctgaaaattCTTACAATccaaatggaaaagaaaacaatcttaCACTAACCAAAACAATGTATCTAATTTAGGTCTGGACCACCAAAATGTATGTCTATGTTCCATTTTGCACATCTACACTTGCCTGCCTTACTTGGATTCTCATATCAAATTCAGGCCTTTGTGTCTTCTTATATCCTATCAAAATGTATGTCTATGTtccatttaaaaatagtttttttttttattttaaataatagccAATAGATATgttttataaatcttttatgacataaaatttttattttcttaaatattagaaaatgaaaagggaGAAAATATTGTACAAGTAAACAATACCTTATTTGATATTCTTGATCAATTCTGACTTATTCTAGTTGATGGTTGATGTGGTTACTGAATGGTTGATTTCTTTggttctttttaaattataaaattataatttttttcatttgtaaaattattattattattttatgagttGGCTTATCATATATTTCGTTTTAAGAATGATTCCCCTTATCCTATATATGTAGGACGATTTTGTCCACAATTGTTATTGGAAcaattttgtaatatatatatatatatatatattaatttttgaaatttaatttttttgactttgatatataaaatattattattattattattatataaatttctaaaatttaaaactttttacatgtatttttttaatatatagaatttttattttgacatgtgtatttatttttgacatataaaatttaagtttgtttgtaattttattaattttttattaatttaatgattaataaattacattcctaaattaaattttgattttgatcttaaaaattaacatattaataataattttattttctaattagataataattattctaaaaataatatattaattatattaactaataaattagttaaatttaattttataattatataataataacgatCGTGCAACAAATGGATAAATGACTAGTGTATACTTAATTTTGATAGTAGAATTCAAgcttttatgtaattttatgatctttcttttattaatctatTGACGAATAAgacatttttaatcaaatcGATTCTAAatctaagaaataaaatattaattatattttaatactatattaactaataaattaattttctaattagataatgattctaattctatcctaagaaataatatattgattgGATTACCTAAATTAGTTTCtaattagattataattttaattttatctatattttctaatagaataaattttaattataattctaaaaaatagtaatttcaattatatataatattaatttatataatattagaaattaatttaataaatattttaaaaaatttaaaaattagtgatttttttttaattattataaataaatattaaatactagaatttctattaaattttattgataaatttaagtttataatcAGAATAATGACAACAATCATGCAACGCATGGATAAAtgatcaatatatataatgtgtCTAAATTAGTACTTGGAAGTATATGAGCCAAATGATAGTTCGGGCAAGCTCACCACGAGGTCGGTCTCACATGGAATTATagagcatatattataaacaccaactatcacacaaaatactgaaaataaatataaacactctaaaccaatgttttgagaatgatcttaagtttaataaaagaaattaaataaccagaaaataaatatgcaattacAATGATTAATATGAACTCTATGATAAAATAGCATTCAGTCTAGCTTATACTTAGTAATCCCATTATTTCTCTTAAGTctaaatttaacaaatgagATGGCGATGTGCCTTTTtttcctaagtcactcaagctaataaTGTAACCTAGGTTCCCTATACcaaaatagattaaaataaagatgatgtttctaatatttttaacctaaagattttcataacaaatattactactaaattgatataatggtcaaccaataataataaatgaaactaatgaacatatgaaggtaaataaatcattcagtaaactcaaaatatataagattcatacataagtaaaaaagtcaaactaaacacttatggaaCTTAGTCTAACATACTTAATCCAAcgatcattgtaattaaatagaaaaacttaaaatacataaaatagaaaattaaaactccctcaaagttcaaaggccttaaaagaatgaagaagattgatcaTCTATCTCCACGTCTTCAAAAAACttttttgattcttgaaagaatgatgcaaccaaagCTATCTAGATGTAAAAGATGATGAACTAAAGAAATTTATGCAGAGAATAATAGAAACCTTCCCCAGAGAGAATCATAGTAGCCAAAAAACTCTCTGTTTTAATTAACATCCACTCCTTATAGAGATCATCTTGttagaatttttttctcaGCACATAACTACTATATCTATCTTTTATTGtcctaaacaaaataaacaacttaaaagataattatccaCTAATTACATCATAATTACTTAAATCCCCCTTCTTGGGCTTCAATGAATTCGGCTAGGCCTAAGCTATTGATAGCCCACGTGTCTGATTCCCGAGCCTTTTATAGCCGCAGTCCGATTAAAGCCCATTAGTGCATTTTTAACTCAAATTCTAGCGATTATTTTCTGAACTTAGACAAGAAAACTAGAGTGaggtaaaaacacatatttttaccatattatatatagaaatatattattaaagctctaaaattaccttaaatatctatatacaaTTTGGATCGATcaatatattagttttaagaCTTAAATCTTTTTTGATATGTCATtatattttgacacataagatttttattttgatattgtaTTTAGTTTGACTTAtagaatttaagtttatatataattataatttttatttaataaataaattttaattgataataattctaatcttaaaaaatagtattttaattaaatattatagttttgaataaattagttttctaatttgataatgattctaattcaagaaaataatatttttaatattatattaattataaattagttttataattatagaataatttctattcttaaaaaaacagtgatatcaattatatttgtaatactaaattatataatattaaaaattaattaatatatatttttaaaataatttttataattgcatttttaaaacatcttataaaaaaacatttgagaatatttaatttattattaataattaaaatattatttataggtttatttataattaaaataattttatttgtatttaatttattatattaattataattaaaataataacaacagaAATGCAATATTTTTGAGTTAACAACTAATAGTTATCTAGTGAACTTTTAGGTTGAAAAccacaaatttaattaaatttctgtCATGTGAGGCAAAGATATAATAATTCTAAGGCTACGATCGAATTTcgagtaattaattttactgaCGACCAGGAATGTTACACTTCATGGCACGCTGGTGGAGCCCTTTTAATTTTGACCTAAATTCAATAATtgaatcatttaatttttaaacttaataaCCGATGGCTTAAAACGATATAATCTATTTGAAAATTACTTTGGATATGTAAATTGATGTTATGTTTTTGTGGTATTGCATTATTGCTATGATATGatttatcaacataaattGTAATTAAGCTAAACCAGTTAGTACCAAACAAATCTTTCCAAAATCTCATCTCTTTCCTGTCTTATGCAATTTTATTTCAGTAAATCCAATCTCAAAACACATTTTAATTCCAGGGAAGGAATGGAGAATTTGGGTTTTCTTAAAACTTTTATACAAGGGAtttttcaaattgaaaattattaatttattgatatataaaattatatgagacacaaaagtaaaaattctttttcttcatctttCCGAAATCATTGGTAATTAGTTAAAtggaatatatattttgattttagcaagattttaaatttgagtcccctcctttcatttttgctttaaaaattaacattacTTAATACAAAGTTTATAATAATGCTCATTATTGGTATTGGTTAGTTTGTTCATGTGgttcatttcattttaaaagcACAACATCATGTAGTTTTCTTTCCAAATAGTGCAATCATACATTTATCTTATTTGTAGGCTTTTTCACactcaaatatatataaagaaaattaataaaaatattcatatttttttttattttttatcaaatttataacttctttatatttttattttgttaaaatattaaaaatataatttttttttaattttttaaaattataattcaagttgttttaaattttttcttttttttgggtAAAACAACCGAAAAACAATcacattataaatttaaaaaaagaaatttaagaaaacagttttcttttttagatatt comes from Ricinus communis isolate WT05 ecotype wild-type chromosome 5, ASM1957865v1, whole genome shotgun sequence and encodes:
- the LOC8276949 gene encoding agamous-like MADS-box protein MADS2 isoform X1, which encodes MGRGRVELKRIENKINRQVTFAKRRNGLLKKAYELSVLCDAEVALIIFSNRGKLYEFSSISNMLKTLERYQKCSYGAVEVNKPAKELESSYREYLKLKTRFESLQKTQRNLLGEDLGPLSTKELEQLERQLESSLKLVRSTRTQFMLDQLSDLQNKEQLLLEANRALTLKKFFFDLQLDEISARNIRSSWEGGEQSMSYGQQHPQPQELFQPMDCNPTLQIGYNPVGSDQMTATTHAQTVSGFIPGWML
- the LOC8276949 gene encoding agamous-like MADS-box protein MADS2 isoform X2 codes for the protein MGRGRVELKRIENKINRQVTFAKRRNGLLKKAYELSVLCDAEVALIIFSNRGKLYEFSSISNMLKTLERYQKCSYGAVEVNKPAKELESSYREYLKLKTRFESLQKTQRNLLGEDLGPLSTKELEQLERQLESSLKLVRSTRTQFMLDQLSDLQNKEQLLLEANRALTLKLDEISARNIRSSWEGGEQSMSYGQQHPQPQELFQPMDCNPTLQIGYNPVGSDQMTATTHAQTVSGFIPGWML